A single Geoanaerobacter pelophilus DNA region contains:
- the ileS gene encoding isoleucine--tRNA ligase, which yields MEYKDTLNLPLTDFPMKANLNQREPEILNKWAETGLYEQIEASGVGKPVYMLHDGPPYANGHIHIGHALNKILKDIILKSKRMEGFHAPYVPGWDCHGLPIELQVEKNLGSKKHEISKLEMRRECRKYAAKFIDIQRDEFKRLGVLGDWDNPYLTMNYEYEGLTAAELAKFAHNGGLYRGKKPVHWCSSCVTALAEAEVEYADHTSPSIYVKFALKDDLSGAIPALAGKKAFVVIWTTTPWTIPANLAISLHPEFTYVAVEVNGEALIVAEGLKDAFLAANQLTGTVIASFPSTVLEKKLCRHPFYDRDSIILLGEHVTLEAGTGCVHTAPGHGQEDYEVALREGLDVYNPVDNHGKFISSLPFFGGQFVFAANPNVIEKLTEVGALVGTSTVSHSYPHCWRCKKPIIFRATEQWFIGMKANELRDKALAAIDQVAWIPKWGKDRIYGMIENRPDWCISRQRSWGVPITAFSCSSCGEYIADGTLMDHVAEIFKKESSDVWFDWEAARLLPAGTVCPKCGSADLAKEMDILDVWFDSGVSHAAVLEPNPKLSSPADMYLEGSDQHRGWFHSSLLESVGTRGVAPYRNVLTHGFVVDGSGRKMSKSVGNVVAPEEVIKKFGAEILRLWVAAQDYRDDIRISQEILNRLSEAYRRIRNTCRYILGNLSDFDPATDSVAFDKMPELDRWALHQLELLKEKVLLSYSEYEFHVLYHAVNGFCTVEMSSFYLDILKDRVYTSKKASLERRAAQTVMYQILDTLVRVIAPVLSFTSDEVWGYMPGKREASVHLAGFPAMHPEWKDEQLVERWERIMKVRAEVSKALELARAAKTIGHSLDAAVLISADSELNSFLGSYAAELQGIFIVSKVELGELAEGDCYSAETILGLKIQVKAAPGAKCERCWCYSEELGSDADHPGICPKCLKAVK from the coding sequence GAGGCATCAGGCGTTGGCAAACCGGTCTACATGCTGCACGACGGCCCGCCGTATGCCAATGGCCACATCCATATCGGCCATGCCCTGAACAAGATCCTCAAGGATATCATCCTAAAGAGCAAGCGTATGGAAGGGTTTCACGCCCCTTATGTGCCGGGGTGGGACTGCCATGGCCTGCCGATCGAGCTGCAGGTGGAAAAGAACCTCGGTTCCAAGAAGCATGAGATCTCAAAGCTGGAGATGCGCCGCGAGTGCCGGAAATACGCCGCGAAATTCATCGACATCCAGCGTGATGAATTCAAGCGACTCGGGGTCCTTGGTGACTGGGATAATCCATACCTGACCATGAATTACGAATATGAAGGGCTGACTGCTGCCGAGCTGGCCAAGTTCGCCCACAACGGCGGGCTGTATCGCGGCAAGAAGCCGGTCCACTGGTGCTCCTCCTGCGTTACCGCGCTGGCAGAGGCTGAAGTGGAGTATGCCGACCACACCTCACCCTCGATTTACGTGAAGTTCGCGCTCAAAGACGACCTGAGCGGAGCGATCCCGGCACTGGCCGGCAAAAAGGCCTTTGTCGTTATCTGGACCACAACCCCCTGGACCATCCCGGCCAACCTGGCCATATCCCTGCATCCTGAATTTACCTATGTCGCTGTCGAGGTGAACGGTGAAGCGCTGATCGTTGCCGAGGGGCTGAAAGACGCCTTCCTGGCCGCCAATCAGCTGACAGGCACTGTCATCGCCTCCTTCCCGTCTACGGTTCTTGAAAAGAAACTCTGCCGCCATCCGTTCTACGACCGCGATTCGATCATCCTCCTCGGCGAACATGTCACTCTGGAGGCCGGTACCGGCTGCGTTCATACCGCTCCGGGCCATGGCCAGGAAGACTACGAAGTTGCGCTCAGGGAAGGCCTCGACGTCTACAATCCGGTGGACAACCACGGAAAGTTCATCTCCAGCCTGCCGTTCTTCGGCGGCCAGTTCGTCTTTGCGGCCAATCCCAACGTCATCGAGAAGCTGACCGAGGTTGGCGCCCTGGTCGGGACCAGCACGGTTTCCCACTCATATCCCCACTGCTGGCGCTGCAAGAAGCCGATCATCTTTCGCGCTACCGAGCAGTGGTTCATAGGCATGAAAGCCAACGAACTGCGCGACAAAGCCCTGGCTGCAATCGACCAAGTAGCCTGGATTCCCAAGTGGGGCAAGGACCGGATCTACGGCATGATCGAGAACCGTCCCGACTGGTGCATCTCGAGGCAGCGAAGCTGGGGAGTGCCGATCACCGCCTTTTCCTGCAGTTCCTGTGGCGAATATATTGCTGACGGCACACTGATGGACCATGTGGCGGAAATCTTCAAGAAAGAAAGCTCGGATGTCTGGTTCGACTGGGAGGCTGCTAGGCTGCTCCCTGCCGGCACGGTCTGTCCGAAGTGCGGTTCCGCCGATCTCGCCAAGGAGATGGATATCCTCGACGTCTGGTTCGATTCCGGCGTGTCGCACGCCGCGGTACTCGAACCGAACCCCAAGCTTTCCTCTCCTGCCGATATGTACCTTGAGGGGAGCGACCAGCACCGCGGTTGGTTCCACTCCTCGCTCCTGGAGAGCGTAGGCACCAGGGGTGTGGCCCCGTACCGGAACGTCCTGACCCACGGCTTTGTCGTGGACGGCTCGGGTCGCAAGATGAGCAAGTCGGTCGGCAACGTGGTGGCCCCGGAAGAGGTGATCAAGAAATTCGGCGCCGAGATCCTCCGGCTCTGGGTGGCTGCCCAGGACTACCGCGACGACATCCGGATTTCCCAGGAGATTCTCAACCGCCTGTCAGAGGCATATCGCCGGATTCGCAACACCTGCCGTTACATCCTCGGCAACCTGAGCGATTTCGATCCGGCAACCGATTCTGTTGCCTTTGACAAGATGCCGGAACTGGACCGCTGGGCACTGCACCAGCTGGAACTGCTCAAAGAAAAAGTGCTGTTATCCTACAGTGAATATGAATTCCACGTCCTGTATCATGCGGTCAACGGCTTCTGCACCGTGGAAATGAGTTCATTCTATCTCGACATCCTCAAGGACCGGGTCTACACCAGCAAGAAGGCATCCCTGGAGCGCCGCGCCGCCCAGACCGTCATGTATCAGATCCTTGACACGCTGGTGCGAGTGATTGCGCCGGTGCTCTCCTTCACCAGCGACGAAGTCTGGGGCTACATGCCGGGCAAACGCGAGGCAAGCGTTCATCTGGCAGGGTTCCCGGCCATGCACCCCGAATGGAAAGACGAGCAACTGGTGGAGCGCTGGGAGCGGATCATGAAGGTCCGGGCTGAGGTCTCCAAGGCGCTAGAGCTGGCGCGGGCTGCCAAGACCATTGGTCACTCGCTGGATGCCGCCGTGCTGATCAGCGCCGATAGCGAGCTGAACTCCTTCCTTGGCTCGTATGCAGCAGAGCTCCAGGGGATCTTCATCGTATCCAAGGTTGAACTGGGAGAGCTTGCGGAGGGTGATTGTTACAGCGCAGAGACCATTCTCGGTTTGAAGATCCAGGTAAAGGCAGCTCCTGGTGCAAAATGCGAGCGCTGCTGGTGCTACAGCGAAGAGCTTGGCAGTGACGCCGACCACCCGGGCATCTGCCCCAAATGTCTCAAGGCGGTCAAATAA
- the lspA gene encoding signal peptidase II, protein MSENRPSYLILTLVSLASLIIDQVTKAYIDRVMDLHQSIPVIRDLFSITYVRNKGAAFGFLANTSFRIPFFIFVSIVAVLVILYAYRKLRKDQKLAQVSLAMILSGAVGNLIDRVRLGEVIDFLDVYWKTYHWPAFNVADSAICVGVFLLAIDMLREESRQKKALSAK, encoded by the coding sequence ATGTCCGAAAACAGGCCGAGCTATCTGATACTGACCCTGGTGTCACTGGCCTCCCTGATCATCGATCAGGTGACCAAGGCGTATATCGACCGGGTAATGGACCTTCACCAGTCCATCCCGGTGATCCGCGATCTGTTCAGCATCACCTATGTCAGAAACAAGGGGGCGGCGTTCGGCTTTCTTGCCAACACAAGCTTTCGCATCCCTTTCTTCATCTTTGTTTCCATTGTCGCGGTTCTGGTCATTCTGTATGCCTACAGAAAGCTGCGCAAGGATCAGAAGCTTGCCCAGGTATCGCTGGCCATGATCCTTTCCGGAGCGGTGGGCAACCTGATCGACCGGGTGCGGCTCGGAGAGGTGATCGACTTTCTGGATGTGTACTGGAAGACCTACCACTGGCCGGCCTTCAACGTGGCCGACTCGGCCATCTGCGTCGGGGTCTTCCTGCTGGCAATCGACATGCTGCGGGAGGAGAGCAGGCAGAAAAAAGCGCTCTCTGCTAAGTGA
- a CDS encoding glycosyltransferase family 2 protein, which yields MRIPAISILMPVRNEEKYLRAALASLQAQTFTDWELIVIDDGSDDSTPEILGAEAQHDIRLRVFRSPGKGLVPALNAGLVNCKAPLVARMDGDDVCHPRRLELQERFLRENPEVGLLACSFRHFPRQHLKIGMLAYEEWQNSLVGHEQIRRDLFVESPFVHPGVVMRKDILDAVGGYRDMGWAEDYDLWLRLAATGCRFARLPETLFFWRDRPERSTRTMAEYTAEAFRRCKVHHLKNGYLSGHEAVTLIGAGIEGRAWRKALAEAGIGVNRWVDLDPRKVGMVLHGAPVVAEHSVEPGSGPMLVTIGTRGSRNLVRGWAEGRRLTEGIDYICVT from the coding sequence ATGCGAATACCTGCGATCTCCATATTGATGCCGGTCAGGAACGAAGAGAAATACCTGCGTGCGGCCCTGGCGTCACTGCAGGCACAAACCTTCACCGATTGGGAGCTGATTGTCATTGATGACGGTTCTGACGACAGCACCCCGGAAATCCTGGGCGCAGAGGCACAGCATGACATCAGGTTACGGGTCTTCCGGTCGCCGGGAAAGGGCCTTGTTCCTGCTTTGAACGCCGGTCTGGTCAACTGTAAGGCCCCATTGGTGGCCAGGATGGATGGCGACGACGTTTGCCATCCACGCCGCCTGGAGCTGCAGGAACGGTTCCTGCGAGAAAATCCGGAGGTCGGGCTGCTTGCCTGCTCGTTCCGGCATTTTCCCCGTCAGCATCTGAAGATCGGTATGCTTGCCTATGAGGAGTGGCAAAACTCCCTAGTCGGCCACGAGCAGATTCGCCGGGACCTTTTCGTCGAGTCACCGTTTGTCCATCCGGGAGTGGTGATGCGTAAGGACATTCTCGACGCGGTGGGTGGATACCGGGATATGGGGTGGGCAGAGGATTACGATCTCTGGCTGCGGCTTGCCGCTACAGGATGCCGGTTTGCACGGCTTCCCGAGACTCTGTTCTTTTGGCGCGACCGGCCGGAGCGCTCAACACGAACCATGGCCGAATATACGGCTGAAGCCTTCAGGCGCTGCAAGGTGCATCACCTGAAAAACGGCTATCTGAGTGGGCATGAGGCTGTAACTCTTATCGGTGCCGGGATTGAAGGGCGCGCCTGGCGCAAGGCGCTCGCAGAGGCTGGCATTGGCGTAAACAGATGGGTTGATCTTGACCCGCGCAAGGTGGGGATGGTTCTGCACGGGGCGCCGGTCGTGGCGGAACATAGCGTTGAACCGGGAAGCGGGCCGATGCTGGTAACAATTGGTACCCGCGGTAGCCGGAACCTGGTGCGCGGCTGGGCTGAGGGGAGAAGGCTGACCGAGGGGATTGATTATATCTGCGTCACTTAG
- the ybgC gene encoding tol-pal system-associated acyl-CoA thioesterase, whose amino-acid sequence MATEVRIYYEDTDAGGVVYHANYLGYLERGRTEFLRERGLSVRELADAGCIFPVVRIEIDYRAPAVLDDLLRVDTELMRLGKTSFTLKQQVVKIADSTVLVTAVVTLVCVKPGMKARRLPAELISAFDDGP is encoded by the coding sequence ATGGCTACGGAAGTGCGGATCTACTATGAAGACACCGATGCCGGCGGGGTTGTCTATCATGCCAACTATCTGGGGTATCTGGAACGAGGGCGGACTGAGTTTCTCAGAGAGCGGGGCCTGTCGGTCAGGGAACTGGCCGATGCCGGCTGTATTTTTCCCGTAGTGCGAATCGAGATTGATTATCGCGCTCCTGCGGTTCTGGATGACCTGTTACGGGTAGATACTGAACTAATGAGGCTTGGCAAGACCTCGTTCACCTTGAAGCAGCAGGTCGTCAAGATTGCGGACAGCACGGTTCTGGTCACTGCCGTGGTTACCCTGGTATGCGTGAAGCCGGGGATGAAGGCGCGGCGACTGCCGGCAGAGCTGATAAGCGCCTTTGACGACGGACCCTGA
- a CDS encoding HU family DNA-binding protein, with amino-acid sequence MTKAELVEAVAKSAGLTKAAAEKAVGAFIGSVSAALKKGDRVTLVGFGSFEVSTRKARTGRNPQTGKEIKIAAAKVPKFRPGKALKDAVASKKK; translated from the coding sequence ATGACTAAGGCAGAACTCGTTGAAGCAGTAGCAAAGTCCGCTGGTTTGACTAAGGCAGCAGCTGAGAAAGCAGTTGGCGCATTCATAGGATCTGTTAGCGCCGCTCTCAAGAAGGGTGACCGGGTTACTCTCGTTGGTTTCGGCAGCTTCGAAGTCTCTACCCGCAAGGCTCGTACCGGCCGTAATCCGCAGACCGGCAAAGAGATCAAGATTGCTGCTGCCAAAGTGCCCAAGTTCCGTCCTGGCAAAGCCCTCAAGGATGCAGTTGCCTCAAAGAAGAAGTAA
- a CDS encoding penicillin-binding protein 1A, which translates to MYQGRQQVDRRVSRKQPGTTLKTVAIALAGVAMIILIGFSGWFYYMLAKLPKVDRLADYKPPIVTQVLGDDGSLVGEFFLERRTVVPVDKIPRKLIQAFVAAEDSNFFQHKGIDYFGIVRAAIKNVISMRKKEGASTITQQVAKSMLLTSEKSYSRKIKEAILASRMEKKLSKDEILYIYLNQIYLGAGAYGVQLAAETYFGKGVDQLNLAEIAMLAGLPKAPNSYSPIKHMDKAKERQNYVLERMVKEGYITEAEATHARSTVIAIKPLKKVNSEQSAYFLEQIRIQLEAKYGEERLYKEGLKIYTTMNAEMQKGAFESVQRGLKEVDKRQGFRGPLKYLAESEVDQFCKQVEDGIDGPSLRQGSTYQGVVTKIDTGRGDLTVRVGERTGTLTRKNMGWAGKVALAESFGKPDEKGKGLSLGAVIEVSVQTPDANRAGAIFALDQTPLAQAAIVAIDPRTGGVKALVGGYDFKKSQFNRAIQAKRNPGSAFKPIIYSAALEKGLTAATIFEDSPVEYDSGKEKAWKPKNYDNIYRGNVTMREALTNSINVVSVKILEQIGVNAAIETAKKLGITSPLDANLTLALGSSSLTPLELTTAYATLASGGYRPTPYFVTKVTDSEGKILEEVPTPRIPVFNSSTSAVNITASSSGLLTTTPAANPLDPVPVMSPETAYIITNLMESVVTSGTGQRARALGRPVAGKTGTTNDMKDAWFIGFVPQLVAGVWVGYDQEKSLGAGGSGGQAAAPIWTEFMQKALAGMPIEDFKAPPNVTFALIDPRTGLIAREGSEGAVTECFISGTEPSSAGE; encoded by the coding sequence ATGTACCAGGGAAGACAACAGGTGGATCGCAGAGTGTCACGCAAGCAGCCAGGCACCACTCTTAAGACGGTGGCCATCGCCCTAGCCGGTGTTGCCATGATAATTCTGATCGGTTTCTCGGGATGGTTCTACTACATGCTGGCAAAGCTGCCCAAGGTCGATCGACTGGCAGACTACAAACCTCCCATTGTCACCCAGGTGCTTGGCGATGACGGCAGCCTGGTTGGTGAATTCTTCCTGGAGCGCAGGACCGTGGTGCCGGTCGACAAGATTCCCCGGAAACTGATCCAGGCCTTTGTTGCGGCCGAGGACTCCAATTTCTTCCAGCACAAGGGGATTGACTATTTCGGCATTGTCCGGGCTGCTATAAAGAATGTCATCTCGATGCGGAAGAAGGAGGGGGCATCCACCATTACCCAGCAAGTGGCCAAGTCGATGCTGCTGACTTCTGAAAAGAGCTATTCCCGAAAGATCAAAGAGGCGATTTTGGCCAGCCGGATGGAGAAGAAGCTCTCGAAGGATGAGATCCTCTACATCTATCTCAACCAGATTTACCTGGGGGCCGGGGCTTATGGGGTCCAGTTGGCGGCCGAGACCTATTTCGGCAAAGGGGTTGACCAGTTGAACCTGGCGGAGATCGCCATGCTGGCCGGACTGCCGAAGGCGCCCAACAGCTATTCGCCGATAAAGCACATGGACAAGGCAAAGGAGCGTCAGAATTACGTCCTGGAGCGGATGGTCAAGGAGGGGTACATCACGGAGGCCGAAGCGACCCATGCCCGGAGCACGGTCATCGCCATAAAACCCCTGAAGAAGGTCAACAGCGAGCAGTCCGCCTATTTCCTGGAGCAGATCCGTATTCAGCTTGAGGCCAAGTACGGGGAGGAGCGCCTTTACAAGGAAGGTCTGAAGATTTATACCACCATGAATGCCGAGATGCAGAAGGGGGCATTTGAGTCGGTGCAACGCGGCCTGAAAGAGGTCGACAAGCGTCAGGGGTTCCGCGGCCCTCTGAAATACCTTGCGGAAAGCGAGGTCGATCAGTTCTGCAAGCAGGTGGAAGACGGCATCGACGGTCCTTCGCTGCGCCAGGGAAGCACCTACCAGGGGGTGGTGACCAAGATCGATACTGGCCGTGGCGATCTTACGGTGAGAGTCGGCGAGCGGACCGGCACCCTGACCCGCAAGAACATGGGGTGGGCCGGCAAGGTCGCTCTGGCTGAAAGCTTCGGCAAGCCGGATGAAAAAGGGAAGGGGCTTAGCCTTGGTGCCGTCATTGAGGTCAGTGTGCAGACCCCAGATGCCAACAGGGCCGGCGCGATCTTTGCCCTGGACCAGACGCCACTGGCGCAGGCAGCTATCGTGGCTATCGATCCCCGTACCGGTGGAGTCAAGGCGCTTGTCGGCGGCTATGATTTTAAGAAGAGCCAGTTTAACCGGGCGATTCAGGCCAAGAGGAACCCCGGCTCAGCCTTTAAACCGATTATCTACTCGGCGGCCCTGGAAAAGGGGCTGACTGCAGCCACTATTTTCGAGGATTCGCCGGTGGAGTACGACAGCGGCAAGGAAAAGGCCTGGAAACCGAAAAATTATGACAATATCTATCGCGGCAATGTCACCATGCGTGAGGCGCTGACCAACTCGATAAATGTTGTCAGCGTAAAGATCCTGGAACAGATCGGCGTCAATGCTGCTATTGAAACCGCCAAAAAATTGGGAATAACCTCGCCGCTCGATGCCAACCTTACTCTTGCCCTCGGCTCATCAAGCCTAACGCCTCTTGAGCTGACCACGGCCTATGCCACCCTTGCCTCCGGCGGTTACCGGCCGACTCCGTATTTTGTCACCAAGGTAACTGATTCCGAAGGGAAGATCCTGGAGGAGGTTCCAACACCGAGGATCCCGGTATTCAATTCATCGACCTCGGCAGTCAACATCACAGCCTCATCTTCGGGCCTTCTGACCACCACTCCGGCTGCCAACCCGCTTGACCCGGTACCGGTCATGTCGCCGGAGACCGCCTATATCATCACCAACCTGATGGAGAGCGTTGTCACCAGCGGCACCGGCCAGCGGGCCCGGGCACTTGGCCGACCAGTGGCCGGCAAGACCGGCACCACCAATGACATGAAGGATGCCTGGTTTATCGGCTTTGTCCCGCAGCTGGTGGCAGGAGTCTGGGTGGGCTACGACCAGGAAAAGTCGCTCGGCGCCGGAGGTTCCGGTGGCCAGGCAGCTGCCCCGATCTGGACCGAATTCATGCAGAAGGCGTTGGCCGGGATGCCGATCGAGGATTTCAAGGCACCGCCCAATGTCACCTTTGCCCTGATCGACCCAAGAACCGGACTTATTGCACGTGAGGGGAGCGAAGGCGCTGTTACCGAGTGTTTTATTTCAGGGACTGAACCATCGTCAGCCGGAGAGTGA
- a CDS encoding DUF3187 family protein translates to MRSLLISCALLLLLPGASQSASDQAMPITPFHTANRSPLVQIFGLPEPSPARIPERGSGEAGLFFDVASNYHDIDNGRETLLLDGEDYRTTLACRYGLGNRFEAGLELPFVGHGGGVFDRFIEGWHQFFGLPQGGRKEAPRNRLDYHYSKDGTERLKLNESSFGIGDLRLTGGYQLYKGSTPDSGAVSLRASLKLPTGNSHRLHGSGSVDTALWLDLSDDYAMPIGHLSLFGSAGGMAMTRGNVLPDQQRSVAGFGTLGIGWAPTDWIAFILQLSGHTSFYDGSELKELSSNSLQLHSGGTLRLPGSLFMDIAVSEDIAVNTAPDVTLHLAIRKPF, encoded by the coding sequence ATGAGATCCTTGCTTATATCCTGCGCGCTCCTGCTGCTGTTACCAGGGGCATCACAATCGGCATCAGACCAAGCGATGCCGATAACGCCGTTTCACACCGCCAACCGGAGCCCGCTGGTCCAGATCTTTGGTCTGCCCGAACCGAGCCCTGCCCGAATTCCCGAGAGAGGCAGCGGCGAAGCCGGGCTGTTTTTCGACGTTGCCAGTAATTACCATGACATCGATAACGGCCGCGAGACGCTACTCCTTGATGGCGAGGATTACCGCACGACGCTGGCCTGCCGCTATGGCCTGGGAAACCGCTTTGAAGCAGGCCTGGAACTGCCGTTCGTAGGACATGGCGGAGGGGTTTTCGACCGATTCATCGAAGGATGGCACCAATTCTTCGGTCTCCCCCAGGGAGGACGAAAAGAGGCGCCACGCAACAGGCTTGACTACCACTACTCCAAGGATGGCACCGAGCGGCTGAAACTGAATGAGTCCAGTTTCGGCATCGGTGACCTGAGACTTACCGGCGGTTATCAGCTCTACAAAGGCTCCACTCCCGATTCAGGGGCGGTTTCGCTGCGCGCTAGCCTGAAACTGCCCACCGGGAACAGTCACCGGCTCCATGGCAGCGGCAGCGTGGATACCGCACTCTGGCTGGACCTGAGCGATGACTATGCCATGCCAATCGGCCATCTGAGCCTTTTCGGCTCTGCCGGCGGCATGGCCATGACCAGGGGCAATGTGCTTCCGGACCAGCAGCGCTCTGTGGCAGGTTTCGGAACTCTTGGCATTGGCTGGGCACCAACGGACTGGATCGCCTTCATCCTGCAGCTGTCCGGCCATACCTCATTCTATGATGGAAGCGAACTCAAAGAGCTATCATCAAACTCGCTGCAACTGCACAGCGGCGGCACCCTGCGCCTCCCCGGTTCACTGTTCATGGATATCGCCGTTTCCGAAGATATTGCGGTCAATACCGCCCCGGATGTAACCCTCCATCTGGCAATCCGCAAACCATTCTAA
- a CDS encoding cytochrome C, with amino-acid sequence MNTKTKTWIAALAGLAMVSLHGLAFAAGAPAAKPQAQAAPAKAAAPAPAKQAQGPKLLNDDCAKCHAKAPADIASNGGKHKTSIGCQDCHAGHPPTVRKIIPLCSQCHEGKPHFKLAGCNTCHSNPHSPLNIKMGRNITDPCLTCHTQQIVKLRDNKSKHTALACTFCHDTHGKIPECVLCHKPHSKEMTQADCKKCHQAHMPKAVAYSNQTPSKDCAACHKAAYDLLTASAFKHKNLSCVACHQAKHKMIPQCQSCHGTPHPASMLAKFPKCGYCHSIAHDLNNFKSQPAPAAAPAAKKKK; translated from the coding sequence ATGAATACCAAGACTAAAACATGGATTGCTGCTCTTGCAGGGCTTGCCATGGTGTCACTGCACGGCCTGGCATTTGCTGCTGGTGCGCCGGCTGCAAAGCCTCAGGCTCAGGCTGCACCGGCAAAGGCTGCAGCTCCGGCACCTGCGAAACAGGCCCAGGGACCTAAACTGCTGAACGACGACTGTGCCAAGTGTCATGCCAAGGCTCCGGCTGATATCGCCAGCAACGGCGGCAAGCACAAGACCTCGATCGGCTGCCAGGATTGCCATGCCGGCCATCCGCCGACCGTGAGGAAGATCATTCCGCTTTGCAGCCAGTGTCACGAAGGCAAGCCGCACTTCAAACTTGCCGGATGCAACACCTGTCACAGCAACCCTCATTCACCGCTTAATATCAAAATGGGCCGCAACATCACCGACCCTTGCCTTACCTGCCACACTCAGCAGATCGTAAAGCTCAGGGACAACAAGAGCAAGCATACCGCCCTTGCCTGCACCTTCTGTCACGACACCCATGGCAAGATCCCGGAATGCGTACTGTGCCACAAGCCGCACTCCAAGGAGATGACCCAGGCTGACTGCAAAAAATGCCACCAGGCCCATATGCCGAAGGCTGTTGCTTACAGCAACCAGACTCCGTCCAAGGACTGCGCCGCATGCCACAAGGCAGCCTACGACCTGCTCACTGCCAGCGCTTTCAAGCATAAGAACCTGAGCTGCGTTGCTTGTCACCAGGCCAAGCACAAGATGATTCCACAGTGCCAGAGCTGCCACGGAACACCGCATCCGGCTTCAATGCTTGCCAAGTTCCCGAAATGCGGTTACTGCCACAGCATCGCTCATGACCTGAACAACTTCAAGAGCCAGCCGGCACCGGCAGCTGCTCCGGCAGCCAAGAAGAAAAAGTAG
- a CDS encoding cytochrome c family protein, with the protein MRSTCHLLTILALLILASQAFGAQAPTVFDFDREFYPYYPSLIKWNKSTAAFTPPETCRDCHPKQYKEWSGSVHNLAFHDPIYQGELNKAVKAVGHEISRQCEGCHSPAGMVTGEIKGPGISGLSPVASSGVSCDICHSISGVTHWQTPAHEPENGSMILTPGVDGKEGPTLIKRGPFKPADNCGGGFHDCAESTLHLRADLCASCHQVFHYDRHFPLEATYREWKSGAYAQNQILCQDCHMVDIQTFKKVADSFYKPLRSEYQHSFNGANYLLYYLAAAAANKAGNISEAAALKKKYEMAVERLKLAADLDIAPLYREGKLAEIKVTVKNLRAGHDLPTSLTNIRQMWLEISARDEKGNIVLQSGSIKADGALPENTRLFNSDGMGSNFHFAVDPWVVTSFSRHDTIPPKGSRIVYYGLPYNLATKNIALEVKLRYRQADQKVAESLLSAVPKDINLKEIYGLDTIPPLPVVDMVIKHATLPTEL; encoded by the coding sequence ATGAGATCAACATGCCACTTACTAACCATCTTGGCCCTGCTTATCCTTGCAAGCCAGGCTTTCGGCGCCCAAGCTCCTACTGTTTTCGATTTTGACCGGGAGTTCTATCCCTACTACCCGTCACTTATTAAGTGGAACAAATCAACCGCCGCATTCACACCACCGGAAACCTGCCGCGACTGCCACCCAAAGCAGTACAAAGAATGGTCAGGGTCAGTCCATAATCTGGCTTTTCACGACCCGATCTACCAAGGAGAGCTGAACAAGGCGGTAAAAGCGGTGGGACACGAAATATCGCGACAGTGCGAAGGGTGTCATTCTCCGGCAGGCATGGTAACCGGAGAGATCAAGGGGCCCGGCATCTCAGGGTTGTCACCGGTTGCAAGCAGCGGGGTCTCGTGCGACATCTGCCACTCCATAAGCGGCGTAACCCACTGGCAGACACCGGCGCATGAGCCGGAAAACGGCTCCATGATCCTGACCCCTGGAGTTGACGGTAAGGAAGGGCCAACTCTCATCAAGAGAGGCCCTTTTAAACCAGCAGACAATTGCGGTGGTGGCTTTCACGATTGCGCCGAGTCCACGCTCCATCTTCGTGCTGACCTCTGCGCTTCCTGTCATCAGGTCTTTCATTATGACCGGCATTTCCCGCTGGAAGCGACCTATCGAGAATGGAAATCCGGAGCCTATGCCCAGAATCAGATTCTCTGCCAGGACTGCCACATGGTCGATATCCAGACCTTTAAAAAAGTTGCCGACTCGTTTTACAAGCCGTTAAGATCCGAGTACCAGCACAGCTTTAACGGCGCCAATTACCTCCTTTACTACCTTGCTGCCGCTGCAGCCAATAAGGCCGGCAACATCTCCGAAGCCGCTGCTCTGAAGAAAAAGTACGAAATGGCCGTCGAGCGGCTCAAGCTTGCTGCCGATCTCGACATAGCTCCGCTATATCGAGAGGGGAAACTTGCCGAAATCAAGGTAACCGTCAAAAACTTGCGGGCCGGCCATGACCTGCCGACCTCTCTGACGAATATCCGCCAGATGTGGCTTGAAATATCCGCCCGTGACGAAAAGGGCAACATTGTCCTGCAAAGCGGCTCCATCAAAGCTGATGGGGCTCTTCCGGAAAACACCAGGCTCTTTAACTCTGACGGCATGGGGAGCAATTTCCATTTTGCCGTCGATCCCTGGGTGGTAACCTCCTTTTCCAGGCATGACACAATCCCCCCAAAAGGGTCCCGAATAGTGTACTATGGTCTGCCGTACAATCTGGCAACCAAAAACATCGCCCTGGAAGTTAAGCTCCGTTACCGGCAAGCAGACCAGAAGGTCGCAGAATCGTTGCTATCAGCTGTGCCGAAAGACATCAATCTCAAGGAGATCTACGGCCTGGACACGATACCCCCTCTTCCCGTGGTTGACATGGTAATTAAGCATGCGACCCTGCCTACCGAACTTTGA